The following proteins are co-located in the Silene latifolia isolate original U9 population chromosome 1, ASM4854445v1, whole genome shotgun sequence genome:
- the LOC141649443 gene encoding pathogenesis-related protein STH-2-like has protein sequence MGVSTHTMVDCTSPVAAARLFNAFCIDNHNFMPKALPNFVKSVDVVHGEPGTVGSVRQLNFPEGKPFKYAKNRVDEIDAGKFYCKYTTIEGDVLRENIEYVVHETTFEPSGNGTHYTMVTNYHTKGDFVVTDDHVAAGKQNIKKMFDTASEYLAANPQLYA, from the coding sequence ATGGGAGTTTCAACACACACAATGGTCGACTGCACTAGCCCTGTGGCTGCGGCTAGGTTGTTTAATGCTTTCTGCATTGATAACCATAATTTCATGCCAAAAGCGTTACCCAATTTTGTGAAAAGTGTAGACGTTGTTCATGGTGAACCTGGCACGGTTGGGTCTGTCAGACAACTCAACTTCCCTGAAGGGAAGCCCTTCAAATACGCGAAAAATAGAGTGGATGAAATTGATGCAGGCAAGTTCTACTGCAAGTACACCACCATTGAAGGTGATGTCCTTCGTGAAAACATAGAATATGTAGTTCACGAGACAACCTTCGAGCCATCAGGGAACGGAACTCACTACACGATGGTGACAAACTACCACACAAAGGGAGATTTTGTGGTAACTGATGACCACGTCGCAGCTGGAAAACAGAATATCAAGAAGATGTTCGACACTGCTTCCGAATACCTCGCCGCCAATCCTCAGCTATATGCTTGA
- the LOC141634757 gene encoding uncharacterized protein LOC141634757: MDFDVELGESKCRITGFYGWPALQDRHLSWQQLRLLATQSNDPWLCVGDYNEVLYSTEMKGGSRAQWQMNNFRDAADTCGLRDIPFEGYMFTFDNGQAGVNNRQCRLDRAVGTSEWFDLFSYAKLFHLDREWSDHAPLKVVFDKRTKEEVSQRKRFRFEHVWVEEEGCEETIRRAWERDAGNIIETISECASELIKWKGINIGGITRDLEKKRKRLKILNEGPSSNRVVKERRLIASDIAKLLRQEEKFCDSALGRFGYAKGIETQNFSIVRPASGGRRIGFKGLFSTTYPENFDDILQGVEGRVSDAMNNILRAEYTGEEVVTALSQMNPLKAPRPDGMNGLFFQTYWHIVGPSVIRQVLNILNGASFPPSLNKAQIVLIPKKKAPDKMMDFRPISLCNVVYKIVSKVLANRLKQLLGDIVSENQSAFTPGRLITNNILLAFEMFHYMKNSRGGGGHMALKLDMSKAYDRVEWNILEAVLLKMGFDEDWVGRVMECVTTVSYEVLVNGTVE, encoded by the exons ATGGATTTTGATGTCGAGTTGGGAGAATCGAAATGTAGGATTACTGGCTTTTATGGGTGGCCGGCGTTACAGGACCGTCATTTATCTTGGCAACAACTTAGGCTGCTTGCTACGCAGTCGAATGACCCATGGCTATGTGTAGGGGATTATAATGAAGTTCTTTACTCTACTGAAATGAAGGGGGGAAGCCGAGCACAGTGGCAAATGAATAATTTTCGGGATGCAGCGGATACTTGTGGGCTCAGAGACATTCCTTTCGAGGGATACATGTTTACGTTTGATAATGGGCAAGCAGGGGTTAATAATCGTCAATGCCGCCTTGATAGAGCTGTGGGTACATCCGAATGGTTCGATTTATTTTCTTATGCTAAACTTTTTCATTTAGACAGAGAGTGGTCAGACCATGCTCCGTTGAAGGTGGTGTTCGACAAGAGGACTAAAGAGGAGGTGAGCCAGCGCAAAAGGTTCCGTTTTGAGCATGTGTGGGTAGAGGAGGAAGGCTGTGAAGAAACGATTAGAAGAGCGTGGGAGCGTGATGCAGGAAATATTATTGAGACGATATCAGAATGTGCCAGTGAGTTGATAAAATGGAAGGGAATTAATATTGGAGGAATTACACGGGATCTGGAGAAGAAAAGGAAGCGACTTAAAATACTTAATGAGGGTCCAAGTTCGAATAGAGTAGTGAAAGAAAGGAGGTTGATTGCGTCAGACATAGCGAAACTCCTGAGACAAGAAGAAAAATTCTGCGACAGCGCTCTAGGGCGATTTGGCTACGCGAAGGGGATCGAAACACAAAATTTTTCCATCGTACGGCCAGCCAGCGGAGGGAGAAGAATCGGATTCAAAG GTTTGTTCTCCACGACTTATCCCGAGAATTTTGATGACATTCTACAGGGGGTGGAAGGGCGAGTCTCGGATGCTATGAATAATATATTGAGGGCTGAGTATACCGGGGAGGAAGTCGTAACGGCACTTAGCCAGATGAACCCGCTGAAGGCTCCTAGACCTGACGGTATGAATGGTTTATTTTTCCAAACTTATTGGCATATTGTTGGACCATCTGTTATTCGACAAGTTTTGAATATTCTCAATGGGGCGAGTTTCCCTCCTTCTTTGAATAAAGCTCAAATTGTGTTGATTCCGAAGAAAAAGGCGCCAGATAAAATGATGGATTTTCGGCCTATAAGCTTGTGTAATGTGGTATACAAGATCGTCTCAAAAGTTTTGGCAAATAGGTTGAAGCAGTTATTGGGGGATATAGTGTCGGAAAATCAAAGTGCTTTTACCCCGGGTCGTTTAATCACAAATAATATATTGTTAGCCTTTGAAATGTTCCACTATATGAAGAATTCTCGGGGAGGGGGAGGACATATGGCTCTTAAGCTCGACATGTCAAAGGCTTATGACCGCGTGGAATGGAATATTTTGGAAGCCGTCTTGCTGAAAATGGGTTTCGATGAGGATTGGGTTGGGAGGGTGATGGAGTGTGTCACGACAGTAAGCTATGAAGTGCTTGTGAATGGAACG GTAGAGTAA